A window of the Desulfovibrio sp. UIB00 genome harbors these coding sequences:
- a CDS encoding histidine-type phosphatase, with amino-acid sequence MKVVALSRHGVRSPTQAPDTLSQWSTRNWPQWPVPRGFLTPRGARLVTAMWEDMRGQMLNLGLLPDSACPPPGKVFVRADVDQRTRATAKALLDGLCPAGGQTYAVSSQTPDPLFHPVQAGFQRFDPASVAASIMTTAGGDLDRLHEDNAGALTHIQHLSAPVAPTLCSRYNLPPTCGLADLPNSVSVDADGKGAGLSGALATASSMAEIFLLEYAQWPEISAGWGQVDAHVLREVLPVHTSVFNTVNRSPVVALFKGASLLSEMAAALDGTHRDQRCNAASLVVFVGHDTNLANVGELLGVHWQLPGYPDDATPPGSALMLELWDMGGKKEVRVRFFAQSLEALHEPFVDPPQPVSGLAIPQFTDPARTHKATAALVTAPPVVGEARFSLESFSKRVNKALRNASLVPQEVPPLRLRVDSDVDSRPATATSAEASPPVKNR; translated from the coding sequence ATGAAAGTTGTAGCGCTTTCCCGCCACGGGGTGCGCTCGCCTACGCAGGCTCCCGATACGCTTTCGCAGTGGAGCACCCGTAACTGGCCCCAGTGGCCTGTGCCGAGGGGGTTCCTCACGCCGCGCGGTGCGCGGCTGGTAACCGCCATGTGGGAAGACATGCGCGGGCAAATGCTGAATCTTGGCCTGCTGCCCGACAGCGCCTGCCCACCGCCCGGCAAGGTCTTTGTGCGCGCCGACGTGGACCAGCGCACAAGAGCAACAGCCAAAGCCCTGCTTGATGGCCTCTGCCCCGCTGGCGGGCAGACCTATGCCGTTTCAAGCCAGACGCCCGATCCGCTTTTTCATCCCGTGCAGGCGGGTTTTCAGCGTTTTGACCCAGCCTCGGTAGCCGCCAGCATCATGACCACGGCCGGAGGCGATCTTGATCGACTGCATGAGGACAATGCAGGGGCCTTGACCCACATCCAGCACCTGAGCGCCCCGGTGGCCCCCACATTGTGCTCGCGCTACAATCTGCCGCCCACCTGCGGGCTCGCAGACCTGCCAAATTCTGTGAGCGTTGATGCTGACGGCAAGGGCGCAGGACTTTCCGGCGCACTGGCAACAGCATCAAGCATGGCGGAAATTTTTTTGCTGGAATATGCGCAGTGGCCTGAAATTTCTGCCGGATGGGGCCAGGTGGACGCGCACGTTCTGCGTGAGGTGCTGCCCGTACACACCAGCGTGTTCAACACAGTGAACCGTTCTCCGGTTGTGGCTCTTTTCAAGGGGGCATCGCTGCTTTCAGAAATGGCCGCAGCCCTTGACGGCACTCATAGGGATCAACGCTGCAACGCGGCTTCCCTGGTTGTTTTTGTGGGGCACGACACCAACCTTGCCAATGTGGGCGAATTGCTGGGCGTGCACTGGCAGTTGCCCGGCTACCCCGATGACGCCACCCCGCCAGGATCAGCTCTTATGCTTGAGCTGTGGGATATGGGCGGTAAAAAAGAAGTGCGCGTGCGCTTTTTTGCCCAGTCGCTGGAAGCCCTGCATGAACCCTTTGTTGATCCGCCGCAGCCTGTGAGCGGCCTGGCCATCCCCCAGTTTACCGATCCGGCCAGAACCCACAAGGCAACTGCGGCTCTGGTAACAGCGCCGCCTGTTGTGGGAGAGGCCCGCTTCAGCCTTGAAAGTTTTTCCAAAAGGGTCAACAAAGCACTGCGCAATGCATCCCTGGTTCCACAAGAGGTTCCCCCGCTACGCCTGCGGGTGGACAGCGATGTGGACAGCCGCCCTGCCACAGCCACTTCCGCTGAGGCTTCTCCACCAGTAAAAAACCGCTGA
- a CDS encoding NADH-quinone oxidoreductase subunit C produces the protein MFFEAKEVTPQTLLSEVQQLANAKYRFVTMSQTVMDENTLRLFYHFDVNLTMSDLRHNAELCVWEPTDAKGMVHLRMDVNKNDAIPSITPVYFCAVLVENETQDQFGVHFADLPLDYQGAMYLEGEVTHAPYFTMTTVRRPAAKAEAAKDDTAKGEKA, from the coding sequence ATGTTTTTTGAAGCCAAGGAAGTGACGCCGCAAACGCTGCTTTCAGAAGTGCAGCAGCTTGCCAACGCCAAATACCGTTTTGTGACCATGTCGCAGACCGTCATGGACGAAAACACGCTGCGGCTTTTCTATCACTTTGACGTAAACCTCACCATGTCCGACCTGCGCCACAACGCCGAACTGTGCGTGTGGGAACCCACGGACGCCAAGGGCATGGTGCATCTGCGCATGGATGTGAACAAGAACGACGCCATCCCCAGCATCACGCCCGTATATTTCTGCGCCGTGCTCGTCGAGAACGAAACGCAGGATCAGTTCGGGGTGCATTTTGCTGATCTGCCTCTGGATTACCAGGGGGCCATGTATCTGGAGGGCGAAGTCACCCACGCGCCGTACTTTACCATGACCACGGTCCGGCGGCCCGCCGCCAAGGCCGAGGCCGCCAAGGATGACACGGCCAAAGGAGAGAAGGCATGA
- a CDS encoding N-acetyltransferase, which produces MPIAVPRVGVEDKPLVQDIRVEDLSALVIRSATVRDVHGMSALINHYASSNVMLARGPQYLYQHIQDYMVATAPSAEDGHEVVVACGAVHVLWEDLAEIRSVAVHPLCQAQGFGKRLVAALVGRCRDLGLPRVFAFTLAAPFFSKCGFSEFKRDDMPAIVWVECSKCPKFYCCDEIGMILEL; this is translated from the coding sequence ATGCCCATTGCCGTTCCACGCGTTGGCGTAGAAGACAAACCCCTTGTTCAGGATATCCGCGTAGAAGATCTTTCAGCGCTGGTCATCCGTTCGGCCACGGTACGCGACGTGCACGGCATGTCTGCGCTTATCAACCACTATGCGTCCTCCAACGTCATGCTGGCGCGCGGGCCGCAGTATCTCTACCAGCATATTCAGGACTATATGGTTGCCACGGCTCCCTCGGCTGAGGACGGGCATGAGGTTGTGGTGGCCTGCGGCGCTGTGCATGTGCTGTGGGAAGACCTGGCGGAAATTCGGTCGGTGGCGGTTCACCCACTGTGTCAGGCGCAGGGCTTTGGCAAAAGGCTTGTGGCCGCACTGGTTGGTCGATGTCGTGATCTCGGCTTGCCGAGGGTTTTTGCCTTTACTCTGGCTGCGCCGTTTTTTTCCAAGTGCGGCTTCAGCGAGTTTAAACGCGATGATATGCCCGCCATTGTGTGGGTTGAATGCAGTAAATGCCCCAAGTTTTACTGCTGTGACGAAATTGGAATGATACTCGAATTATAG
- a CDS encoding EF-hand domain-containing protein, with translation MSVSALSSSSSSYWEKMLAQMKGSSEAQSQDNLASKLFGDLDSDGNGALSLDETGLSSELYNKLDTDGDGAVSQTELQKAIETQRNAMFTNMQMGQSQAAQTAASTQPTAKDLLSAIMSGQVPGGMQGAGRGGKGDDLASKLFSSLDSDSSGGLSAEETGLSQSVFDAMDTDQDGSVSSDELAAALKKQREAMNNGSQNPQNQSSEQNSSGEMDAKTLLSSIMNGQMPPPPPSQGQSASSGQTGSSHVASKLFSSLDSDSSDGLSVDETGLSQSVFDSMDANQDGSVSADELATALEKQRAAMGTDQTSTSRTAMARSFLSAIANSAYQSVSQTTAAAQSVEAVA, from the coding sequence ATGAGCGTCAGTGCGTTATCATCATCCTCTTCCTCCTATTGGGAGAAGATGCTTGCGCAGATGAAAGGCTCCAGCGAGGCGCAATCGCAGGACAATCTGGCAAGCAAGCTTTTCGGGGATCTGGATTCTGACGGGAACGGAGCGTTAAGCCTTGATGAAACCGGGCTAAGCAGCGAACTCTACAACAAACTTGATACCGATGGCGATGGGGCCGTTTCGCAGACAGAACTGCAAAAAGCCATTGAAACCCAGCGCAACGCCATGTTCACCAACATGCAGATGGGGCAGAGCCAGGCAGCACAGACAGCGGCGTCGACTCAGCCCACTGCCAAGGATCTGCTTTCCGCCATTATGAGCGGGCAGGTTCCCGGCGGCATGCAGGGCGCAGGGCGCGGCGGCAAGGGTGACGACCTTGCGTCCAAACTCTTTTCTTCGCTGGACAGTGACAGCAGCGGCGGCCTGAGCGCCGAGGAAACGGGCCTCAGCCAGTCCGTGTTTGACGCCATGGACACCGATCAGGACGGCTCCGTCTCTTCCGATGAACTGGCGGCAGCGCTGAAAAAACAGCGCGAAGCCATGAACAACGGCTCCCAGAATCCGCAAAACCAGTCCAGCGAACAGAATTCCTCAGGCGAAATGGACGCAAAAACCCTGCTGTCTTCCATCATGAACGGCCAGATGCCCCCGCCGCCTCCCTCGCAGGGGCAGTCTGCTTCGTCTGGTCAGACAGGATCATCCCACGTGGCTTCCAAGCTTTTTTCGAGCCTGGACAGCGACAGCAGCGATGGCCTGAGCGTTGACGAAACAGGCCTCAGCCAGTCTGTATTCGACTCCATGGACGCGAATCAGGATGGCTCCGTTTCCGCTGACGAGCTTGCAACCGCACTTGAAAAACAACGCGCAGCGATGGGAACAGACCAGACCAGCACAAGCCGAACCGCCATGGCCCGCAGTTTTCTGTCAGCCATTGCCAACAGCGCCTACCAGAGCGTGAGCCAAACCACCGCCGCTGCCCAGAGTGTGGAAGCAGTGGCCTGA
- a CDS encoding NADH-quinone oxidoreductase subunit B family protein translates to MGFVDNMIKRSRLKSPWIVHFDCGSCNGCDIEVLACLTPMYDVERFGVVNAGNPKHADVLLVTGTVNHRNQHVLKQIYEQMPSPKAVVSIGACNLSGGVFKDTYNVLNGAYNIIPVDVFVPGCPPKPEAIIDGVVQALGVLKAKMGLGPEPVPTFMPGDEDGTPDMTPQAESAPEEAPDKPQQNAG, encoded by the coding sequence ATGGGTTTCGTCGACAATATGATCAAGCGGAGCCGCCTGAAGTCTCCGTGGATAGTTCATTTTGACTGCGGTTCCTGCAACGGCTGCGACATCGAGGTGCTGGCCTGTCTGACGCCCATGTATGACGTAGAACGTTTCGGGGTGGTCAACGCGGGCAACCCAAAGCATGCCGACGTGCTGCTGGTTACAGGCACGGTCAACCACCGCAACCAGCATGTGCTCAAGCAGATATACGAACAGATGCCTTCGCCCAAGGCCGTGGTTTCCATCGGAGCCTGCAACCTTTCCGGGGGCGTGTTCAAGGATACCTATAATGTGCTGAACGGAGCGTACAACATCATTCCTGTTGATGTGTTCGTGCCCGGCTGCCCGCCCAAACCCGAGGCCATCATTGACGGCGTGGTGCAGGCCCTTGGCGTGCTCAAGGCCAAGATGGGCCTTGGCCCAGAGCCTGTGCCCACCTTTATGCCGGGCGATGAGGACGGCACTCCCGACATGACGCCGCAGGCGGAGTCCGCGCCGGAAGAAGCCCCCGACAAGCCACAGCAAAACGCGGGTTAA
- a CDS encoding NADH-quinone oxidoreductase subunit H codes for MLTIFSAIGGLILSPLVGGLLTGLDRRITARLQSRLGPPLLQPFYDILKLLGKQPQVTNAWLVFSAYITLISSALALLIFFMGGDLLLLFFVLTVGAVFQVVGAVCVPSPYSNVGAQRELLLMLAYEPILILVFVGFAMCTGSFSIAAVFQLEQPLLLKMPLLFLALGYALTIKLRKSPFDIAACHHGHQELVRGVQTEYSGPYLALIEIAHWFDLVLILGLCAMFWHTSFVGMAVLVGASLFTEILIDNITARLTWQWMVQKKSLLLGMGLALVNLLWLYVA; via the coding sequence ATGCTCACCATCTTCAGCGCTATCGGCGGGTTGATCCTGTCGCCCCTGGTGGGCGGCCTGCTTACCGGTCTGGATCGCCGGATCACGGCACGCCTTCAGTCGCGCCTTGGCCCTCCACTGCTCCAGCCATTTTACGACATCTTGAAACTGCTGGGCAAACAGCCCCAGGTTACCAATGCCTGGCTGGTGTTCAGCGCGTATATCACGCTGATTTCATCGGCGCTTGCCCTGCTGATTTTCTTCATGGGCGGGGATTTGCTGCTGCTGTTCTTCGTGCTCACAGTGGGCGCGGTGTTTCAGGTGGTTGGCGCGGTATGCGTGCCTTCACCTTACAGTAACGTGGGCGCGCAGCGCGAGCTGTTGCTCATGCTGGCCTATGAGCCTATTCTGATTCTGGTGTTCGTTGGCTTTGCCATGTGCACAGGTTCGTTCTCCATTGCCGCAGTATTCCAGCTCGAGCAGCCGCTGCTGCTCAAGATGCCTCTGCTGTTTCTGGCGCTGGGTTACGCCCTGACAATCAAACTGCGCAAGTCGCCCTTTGATATCGCGGCCTGCCATCACGGCCATCAGGAACTGGTGCGAGGCGTGCAGACCGAGTATTCCGGCCCGTACCTTGCGCTGATTGAAATTGCCCACTGGTTTGACCTTGTGCTTATTCTTGGGCTGTGCGCCATGTTCTGGCACACCAGCTTTGTGGGAATGGCCGTTCTTGTGGGCGCGTCGCTGTTCACGGAAATTCTTATCGACAACATCACCGCCCGTCTGACGTGGCAGTGGATGGTGCAGAAGAAGTCTCTGCTGCTCGGCATGGGCCTGGCCCTGGTTAATCTTTTATGGCTGTACGTGGCGTAA
- the argF gene encoding ornithine carbamoyltransferase — protein sequence MSNRLYHRDFLKEIDFTPEDLTYLLDLAAQLKQAKKVRREPKFLQDRNIVILFEKDSTRTRCSFEVAAYDQGARVTYLGPSGSQMGKKESMADTARVLSRFYDGIEYRGYEQARVEALAEHAGVPVWNGLTNEWHPTQFLADMLTMRECCEKPLNQQTLAYLGDARYNMGNSLMVGSALLGLDFRSVAPKALWTSDEVFEMAVHIAKSTGAHITRTESVAEGVKDCDFLSTDVWVSMGEPDSVWKERIDLLTPYRVDAAAMELTGNPQCKFLHCLPSFHNRDTAVGEDIYQRFGIECMEVSDEVFESPRNMAFEEAENRLHTIKAVMVATMAEGPLVFNP from the coding sequence ATGAGCAATAGGCTGTATCACCGGGATTTTCTGAAAGAAATAGACTTCACGCCGGAAGACCTCACATATCTGCTGGATCTGGCGGCCCAGCTCAAGCAGGCCAAAAAGGTTCGGCGCGAGCCAAAGTTTCTGCAAGACCGAAATATTGTCATCCTTTTTGAAAAGGATTCCACGCGTACTCGCTGTTCTTTTGAAGTTGCAGCATATGATCAGGGCGCGCGCGTGACCTATCTTGGCCCCTCCGGCTCGCAGATGGGCAAAAAGGAATCCATGGCCGATACCGCCCGCGTGCTTTCCCGTTTTTATGATGGTATTGAGTATCGCGGTTATGAGCAGGCGAGGGTAGAGGCGCTGGCAGAACACGCAGGTGTGCCGGTGTGGAACGGTCTCACCAACGAATGGCACCCCACGCAGTTTCTGGCCGACATGCTGACCATGCGCGAGTGCTGCGAAAAACCTTTGAATCAACAAACACTGGCATATCTTGGGGATGCACGTTATAATATGGGCAATTCCCTGATGGTTGGTTCGGCCCTGCTTGGGCTGGATTTCCGTTCTGTTGCTCCCAAAGCTTTGTGGACGTCGGACGAAGTTTTTGAAATGGCCGTTCACATAGCCAAGAGCACTGGCGCGCACATTACGCGCACGGAAAGCGTGGCCGAAGGCGTTAAAGACTGCGATTTCCTCTCCACTGATGTCTGGGTGTCCATGGGCGAGCCTGATTCCGTATGGAAAGAGCGCATTGATCTGTTGACGCCGTATCGCGTGGACGCGGCAGCAATGGAACTGACGGGCAATCCCCAATGCAAGTTTTTGCATTGTTTGCCGAGCTTCCATAATCGTGATACCGCAGTTGGCGAAGACATTTATCAGCGCTTTGGCATTGAATGCATGGAAGTGAGCGATGAAGTCTTTGAATCGCCCCGCAACATGGCTTTTGAAGAGGCGGAAAACCGCCTGCACACCATCAAGGCCGTCATGGTCGCCACCATGGCTGAAGGCCCGCTGGTGTTCAACCCCTGA
- a CDS encoding nickel-dependent hydrogenase large subunit, translating to MSNRTTVIPFGPQHPVLPEPLHIKFVVEDETVVGAVPQLGFVHRGLESLVRLKDYNQMVFVVERICGICSCIHANCYCNAIEDMMGITAPPRAQFLRVIWSELHRIHSHMLWLGLFADSFGFESVFQQFWRIREHVMDICEATAGNRVILSVNVVGGVRRDLSPDQIRWMHGRLDELEKGMRELTRTMLDDYTVQERTRGIGYLSKDDARLLGAAGPTLRGSGWEIDERMHGYAAYKDLNFIPVVENDGDCYARSKVRFYEVLHSIELIREALNRLPESELTVKVTGNPEGESVFRVEQPRGELFYYIRANGTKNLERMRVRTPTFANVPPLLHMLPGCKLPDVPVIVLSIDPCISCTER from the coding sequence ATGAGCAACCGCACAACCGTGATTCCTTTCGGGCCGCAGCATCCCGTACTGCCCGAACCGCTGCACATCAAGTTTGTGGTGGAAGATGAAACCGTGGTCGGGGCCGTGCCCCAGCTTGGTTTTGTGCATCGCGGGCTTGAAAGCCTCGTGCGGCTCAAGGACTACAATCAGATGGTCTTTGTGGTCGAGCGCATCTGCGGCATCTGCTCGTGCATCCATGCCAACTGTTACTGCAACGCCATTGAAGACATGATGGGCATTACAGCGCCGCCGCGTGCGCAGTTTTTGCGGGTTATCTGGTCAGAACTGCACCGGATACACTCCCACATGCTGTGGCTCGGTCTGTTTGCCGACTCGTTTGGCTTTGAAAGCGTGTTCCAGCAGTTCTGGCGCATCCGCGAGCATGTCATGGACATCTGCGAAGCCACGGCGGGCAACCGCGTTATCCTTTCGGTCAACGTGGTTGGCGGTGTGCGCCGCGACCTCAGCCCCGATCAGATCCGCTGGATGCATGGCCGTCTGGATGAGCTGGAAAAGGGTATGCGCGAGCTTACCCGCACCATGCTTGACGACTACACCGTGCAGGAACGCACGCGCGGCATCGGCTACCTGAGCAAGGACGATGCCCGCCTGCTTGGCGCTGCCGGCCCCACCCTGCGCGGCAGCGGCTGGGAAATCGATGAGCGCATGCACGGCTACGCCGCTTACAAGGATCTCAACTTCATTCCCGTGGTTGAGAATGACGGCGACTGCTACGCCCGCTCCAAGGTACGCTTCTATGAAGTGCTGCACTCCATAGAGCTTATCCGCGAAGCCTTGAACCGCCTGCCCGAAAGCGAGCTGACCGTAAAAGTCACCGGCAACCCCGAGGGTGAATCGGTCTTTCGTGTGGAGCAGCCCCGTGGCGAGCTGTTCTATTACATACGGGCCAACGGCACCAAGAATCTGGAGCGTATGCGCGTGCGTACGCCCACCTTTGCCAACGTGCCGCCCCTGCTGCACATGCTGCCGGGCTGCAAACTGCCCGACGTGCCGGTTATCGTGCTGAGTATCGACCCGTGCATCTCCTGCACAGAGAGGTAG
- a CDS encoding NADH-quinone oxidoreductase subunit L, whose product MSTLVFCCVALPFIMALVLYFTQSSSARKLIVPAAVTVMAVAAVILGANGAFRLEIDTILGLSADSVFSVLDLLLLVYILGIGWKLGSRLIMGMTLLQLIGLLYLKFVLPGHEVPITAFVADGLSLIMVIIISVVGGLITIYGMGYMDLHEEHLHLRVSRQPRFFAIIFCFLGAMNGLVLCNNLSWMFLFWEITTLCSFMLIGHDQTDEAKANAQRALWMNVLGGLAFVSAMLFIQKSLGTLSTELVLQKMTSMDVKNTAILLPFAFFCLAAFTKSAQVPFESWLCGAMVAPTPVSALLHSATMVKAGTYLLLRMAPAFAGTTMSTIVALFGAFTFVATCILAVSQSNAKKVLAYSTIANLGLIIACVGINTAASMMAATTIIIYHSVSKGLLFMCVGAIEQRIGSRDIEDMRGLYGIMPRTAIITVIGIFTMMLPPFGMLIGKWMAIEAIARATQAMTPIVFFVALGSAFTVLFWARWAGVLVSSSKMHEHAAHGNPKPSVMFALRSLCGLAVVFSFISPLVLKTFVEPSVSGVYARFNLQIEGFIPGATLTSAEGYVWIYLLFILLGLGVWFAWREARRTPESAHAQPYFSGLAAEKDGVVGFKGPMNVFEPVRVANFYLCQYFGESKITRAIDMISIAFLVVLVGGLL is encoded by the coding sequence ATGAGTACACTTGTTTTTTGTTGTGTAGCACTGCCGTTTATTATGGCGCTTGTGCTGTATTTCACGCAAAGCAGCAGCGCTCGCAAGTTGATAGTGCCTGCAGCGGTCACAGTCATGGCGGTGGCAGCCGTGATCCTGGGAGCCAACGGCGCTTTTCGGCTTGAGATAGACACCATATTGGGTCTGTCTGCCGACTCTGTGTTCAGCGTGCTGGACTTGCTGTTGCTGGTTTACATTCTTGGCATAGGTTGGAAGCTGGGCAGCCGCTTGATTATGGGCATGACCCTGCTGCAACTGATTGGTCTGTTATACCTTAAATTCGTTCTTCCCGGGCATGAAGTGCCCATCACTGCCTTTGTGGCAGACGGCCTGTCGCTTATCATGGTGATCATCATCAGCGTGGTTGGCGGGCTTATTACCATTTACGGCATGGGCTACATGGATCTGCACGAAGAGCATCTCCATCTGCGTGTTTCGCGCCAGCCCAGATTTTTTGCCATTATTTTCTGCTTCCTCGGCGCCATGAACGGCCTGGTGCTCTGCAACAACCTTTCATGGATGTTCCTGTTCTGGGAAATCACAACGCTGTGTTCCTTCATGCTCATAGGGCATGACCAGACCGACGAGGCCAAGGCAAATGCCCAACGGGCATTGTGGATGAACGTTCTGGGCGGGCTGGCCTTTGTTTCGGCCATGCTGTTTATTCAGAAAAGCCTTGGAACGCTTTCGACCGAGCTCGTGCTGCAAAAGATGACCTCAATGGACGTAAAGAACACGGCCATTCTTTTGCCCTTTGCTTTCTTCTGTCTGGCGGCCTTTACAAAGTCGGCGCAGGTTCCTTTCGAGAGTTGGCTGTGCGGCGCAATGGTTGCGCCAACGCCAGTTTCGGCCCTGCTGCACTCGGCTACCATGGTCAAGGCGGGCACCTACCTGCTGTTGCGCATGGCTCCGGCCTTTGCGGGAACCACCATGTCCACCATCGTGGCCCTGTTTGGCGCATTTACCTTTGTGGCCACATGTATCCTTGCGGTCAGCCAAAGTAATGCAAAAAAGGTTCTGGCGTATTCCACAATCGCCAACCTTGGGCTTATCATCGCCTGTGTGGGCATCAATACCGCTGCATCCATGATGGCGGCAACGACCATCATCATTTACCACTCCGTATCCAAGGGCCTGTTGTTCATGTGCGTCGGCGCCATTGAACAGCGCATCGGTTCGCGCGATATCGAAGACATGCGCGGCCTCTACGGCATAATGCCCCGGACGGCCATTATCACCGTGATCGGCATCTTCACCATGATGTTGCCGCCCTTTGGCATGCTCATCGGCAAGTGGATGGCTATAGAAGCCATTGCCCGCGCCACGCAGGCAATGACGCCCATCGTTTTCTTTGTGGCGCTTGGCTCGGCCTTTACCGTGCTCTTCTGGGCGCGCTGGGCAGGTGTGCTGGTGTCGTCTTCCAAGATGCACGAGCACGCTGCTCACGGTAATCCCAAGCCCTCGGTCATGTTTGCGCTGCGTTCGCTGTGCGGGCTTGCCGTGGTGTTTTCATTCATTTCGCCCCTGGTGCTGAAGACCTTTGTGGAGCCTTCGGTTTCGGGCGTCTACGCGCGCTTCAACCTGCAGATTGAAGGTTTTATCCCCGGCGCAACCCTGACCAGCGCTGAAGGATATGTGTGGATTTACCTGTTGTTCATTCTGCTTGGTCTAGGGGTGTGGTTCGCATGGCGGGAAGCCCGCAGAACACCAGAGTCTGCCCATGCGCAGCCCTATTTTTCGGGCCTGGCGGCAGAAAAGGACGGCGTGGTCGGCTTCAAGGGCCCCATGAATGTCTTTGAACCCGTGCGCGTGGCCAACTTCTATCTTTGCCAGTATTTCGGCGAGAGCAAGATCACGCGGGCCATCGACATGATTTCCATCGCATTCCTGGTCGTTCTGGTAGGAGGTCTGCTGTAA